In one window of Melospiza melodia melodia isolate bMelMel2 chromosome 21, bMelMel2.pri, whole genome shotgun sequence DNA:
- the LOC134427924 gene encoding argininosuccinate lyase-like isoform X2 — MEMLNASISYDQRLAEVDIQGSMAYAKALEKSGILSNAELEKILGGLEKISEEWSKGVFAVIQTDEDIHTANERRLKELIGDVAGKLHTGRSRNDQVVTDLKLFMKNSLSIISTHLLRLTETLVERAAMEIDVILPGYTHLQKAQPIRWSQFLLSHAVALTRDSERLGEVKGRINVLPLGSGALAGNALGIDRELLCSELDFASISLNSMDAVSERDFVVEFLSAATLLMIHLSKMAEDLIIYSTSEFGFLTLSDAYSTGSSLMPQKKNPDSLELIRSKAGRVFGRLAAILMVLKGLPSTYNKDLQEDKEAVFDVVDTLNAVLQVATGVISTLKINKESMERALSPEMLATDLALYLVQKGMPFRQAHVASGKAVQLAETKGITINKLSLEELQNISPLFGSDVAQVFSVLSSVEQYTAAGGTAKSSVSAQIEQLRELLKRLKEQA; from the exons ATGGAGATGCTCAATGCTTCCATCAGCTATGACCAGAGGCTGGCTGAGGTGGACATCCAGGGCAGCATGGCTTATGCCAAAGCCTTGGAGAAGTCTGGGATCCTGTCCAATGCTGAGCTGGAGAAGATCCTGGGTGGCCTGGAAAAG ATCTCTGAGGAATGGTCCAAGGGAGTGTTTGCTGTGATCCAGACTGATGAGGACATCCACACTGCCAACGAGCGCAGGCTGAAG GAGCTGATTGGAGACGTAGCTGGGAAGTTGCACACTGGCAGAAGCAGGAATGATCAG GTTGTGACTGACCTGAAGCTGTTCATGAAGAATTCCCTCTCCATCATCTCCACGCACCTCCTGAGGCTCACTGAGACCCTGGTGGAACGTGCTGCCAT GGAAATCGATGTGATCCTGCCTGGCTACACCCACCTGCAGAAAGCTCAGCCCATCCGATGGAGCCAGTTCCTGCTCAG ccatgctgttgcTCTGACCCGTGATTCTgagcgcctgggagaggtgaaGGGGAGGATCAATGTCTTGCCTTTAGGGAG TGGAGCTCTGGCTGGAAATGCCCTGGGAATCGACAGAGAGCTGCTGTGCAGTG AGCTGGACTTTGCTTCCATCAGCCTGAAcagcatggatgctgtcagcgaGAGGGACTTTGTGG TGGAATTCCTCTCTGCTGCCACCCTGCTGATGATCCACCTCAGCAAGATGGCTGAGGATCTCATCATCTACAGCACCAGCGAGTTTGGCTTCCTGACCCTCTCTGATGCCTACAG cactggcagcagCCTGATGCCTCAGAAGAAGAACCCCGACAGTCTGGAGCTGATCCGCAGCAAAGCCGGGCGAGTGTTCGGCCGG TTGGCTGCAATTCTGATGGTCCTCAAAGGACTCCCGAGCACCTACAACAAGGACCTGCAG GAGGACAAGGAGGCTGTCTTTGATGTCGTAGACACCCTGAATGCTGTGCTCCAGGTTGCCACTGGAGTGATTTCCACCCTCAAG ATCAACAAGGAGAGCATGGAGAGGGCGCTGAGCCCGGAGATGTTGGCTACTGACCTGGCTCTGTACCTGGTTCAGAAGGGA ATGCCCTTCAGACAAGCCCACGTGGCCTCTGGCAAGGCCGTGCAGCTGGCCGAGACCAAAGGCATCACCATCAACAAActcagcctggaggagctgcagaacaTCAG ccccctgtttgGCAGCGACGTGGCGCAGGTGTTCAGCGTGCTGAGCAGCGTGGAGCAGTACACGGCCGCGGGCGGCACCGCCAAGAGCAGCGTCTCCGCCCAGATCGAGCAGCTGCGGGAGCTGCTCAAGAGGCTCAAGGAGCAGGCTTAG
- the LOC134427924 gene encoding argininosuccinate lyase-like isoform X1 has product MAAAEGNKLWGGRFSGSTDPIMEMLNASISYDQRLAEVDIQGSMAYAKALEKSGILSNAELEKILGGLEKISEEWSKGVFAVIQTDEDIHTANERRLKELIGDVAGKLHTGRSRNDQVVTDLKLFMKNSLSIISTHLLRLTETLVERAAMEIDVILPGYTHLQKAQPIRWSQFLLSHAVALTRDSERLGEVKGRINVLPLGSGALAGNALGIDRELLCSELDFASISLNSMDAVSERDFVVEFLSAATLLMIHLSKMAEDLIIYSTSEFGFLTLSDAYSTGSSLMPQKKNPDSLELIRSKAGRVFGRLAAILMVLKGLPSTYNKDLQEDKEAVFDVVDTLNAVLQVATGVISTLKINKESMERALSPEMLATDLALYLVQKGMPFRQAHVASGKAVQLAETKGITINKLSLEELQNISPLFGSDVAQVFSVLSSVEQYTAAGGTAKSSVSAQIEQLRELLKRLKEQA; this is encoded by the exons GGGAATAAACTTTGGGGTGGAAGATTCAGTGGAAGCACAGATCCCATCATGGAGATGCTCAATGCTTCCATCAGCTATGACCAGAGGCTGGCTGAGGTGGACATCCAGGGCAGCATGGCTTATGCCAAAGCCTTGGAGAAGTCTGGGATCCTGTCCAATGCTGAGCTGGAGAAGATCCTGGGTGGCCTGGAAAAG ATCTCTGAGGAATGGTCCAAGGGAGTGTTTGCTGTGATCCAGACTGATGAGGACATCCACACTGCCAACGAGCGCAGGCTGAAG GAGCTGATTGGAGACGTAGCTGGGAAGTTGCACACTGGCAGAAGCAGGAATGATCAG GTTGTGACTGACCTGAAGCTGTTCATGAAGAATTCCCTCTCCATCATCTCCACGCACCTCCTGAGGCTCACTGAGACCCTGGTGGAACGTGCTGCCAT GGAAATCGATGTGATCCTGCCTGGCTACACCCACCTGCAGAAAGCTCAGCCCATCCGATGGAGCCAGTTCCTGCTCAG ccatgctgttgcTCTGACCCGTGATTCTgagcgcctgggagaggtgaaGGGGAGGATCAATGTCTTGCCTTTAGGGAG TGGAGCTCTGGCTGGAAATGCCCTGGGAATCGACAGAGAGCTGCTGTGCAGTG AGCTGGACTTTGCTTCCATCAGCCTGAAcagcatggatgctgtcagcgaGAGGGACTTTGTGG TGGAATTCCTCTCTGCTGCCACCCTGCTGATGATCCACCTCAGCAAGATGGCTGAGGATCTCATCATCTACAGCACCAGCGAGTTTGGCTTCCTGACCCTCTCTGATGCCTACAG cactggcagcagCCTGATGCCTCAGAAGAAGAACCCCGACAGTCTGGAGCTGATCCGCAGCAAAGCCGGGCGAGTGTTCGGCCGG TTGGCTGCAATTCTGATGGTCCTCAAAGGACTCCCGAGCACCTACAACAAGGACCTGCAG GAGGACAAGGAGGCTGTCTTTGATGTCGTAGACACCCTGAATGCTGTGCTCCAGGTTGCCACTGGAGTGATTTCCACCCTCAAG ATCAACAAGGAGAGCATGGAGAGGGCGCTGAGCCCGGAGATGTTGGCTACTGACCTGGCTCTGTACCTGGTTCAGAAGGGA ATGCCCTTCAGACAAGCCCACGTGGCCTCTGGCAAGGCCGTGCAGCTGGCCGAGACCAAAGGCATCACCATCAACAAActcagcctggaggagctgcagaacaTCAG ccccctgtttgGCAGCGACGTGGCGCAGGTGTTCAGCGTGCTGAGCAGCGTGGAGCAGTACACGGCCGCGGGCGGCACCGCCAAGAGCAGCGTCTCCGCCCAGATCGAGCAGCTGCGGGAGCTGCTCAAGAGGCTCAAGGAGCAGGCTTAG